From one Solea solea chromosome 15, fSolSol10.1, whole genome shotgun sequence genomic stretch:
- the mkks gene encoding McKusick-Kaufman/Bardet-Biedl syndromes putative chaperonin → MSRLVKKSPSVCTDLPLDNADIHNKLSLLRQLLASCFGPTGRLKQVHNNIGGHVVTTSTSSVLLPAISSSQPLVNLIKTSIHNHVSRFSDCGLFAAALCLGLIEHAQQSGLAANVTIRINKHLLGLCVSYLQGEDCGCKVKLDFCSSQSLITLARSVISSKPACVLTEQEMLHISRLAVQAFLLTLPCNNPGIVMLGKTVSAYVEGHPVLNSAVFPGLLLDVTGDFCLNKEDNLNPSPLSVVVFSASLAGDLCELGEGLIEVPAGVDSDLQILEQLLELGKQVVTDEVKLFACQKVIHPVLQQYLRSEGVIVIERLGAYLMEPLIQLTGAQPVATLHTTLPAKAYGEVREISVRQFGSKTLLHLRPSGESAICTMVLCHRNETMLSELKVVCQKTEHVLRLTIRDPAALLGGGCTETHLAAYIRHKSSEVSEPAAVLGCSHSEYHLCMEGFCRSLESVAKALEHSGGNSLIDLTHAHHWTIPADMTKGGIEDSLGFCGCGLVGSSPSRKWTYINTKYTAFSPASLSVDPAVRPRVLDSFTAKLNALQVAVETANLALDVRYIIQDVN, encoded by the exons ATGTCTCGACTTGTCAAAAAATCTCCCTCTGTGTGTACGGATCTGCCACTGGACAACGCCGATATTCACAACAAGCTCAGTTTGCTGAGACAACTCCTCGCTTCTTGCTTTGGTCCGACGGGAAGACTAAAACAAGTGCATAACAACATCGGAGGACACGTTGTTACCACCTCCACCTCTTCTGTTCTACTtccagccatttcctcctcgcAGCCTTTGGTGAATCTGATCAAAACATCGATTCACAACCACGTCTCTCGTTTCAGTGACTGCGGTTTGTTCGCTGCCGCTCTTTGTTTAGGTCTCATTGAGCATGCACAGCAATCTGGCCTCGCAGCAAATGTGACCATCAGAATAAACAAGCACTTGTTGGGCCTGTGCGTCAGTTACCTGCAGGGAGAAGACTGTGGATGCAAAGTGAAGCTCGACTTCTGCAGCAGCCAGAGCCTGATCACATTAGCTCGCAGTGTTATCTCCAGTAAACCCGCATGTGTGCTGACAGAGCAGGAGATGCTGCACATCAGCAGGTTGGCTGTGCAAGCATTTTTGCTGACTCTTCCCTGTAACAACCCAGGTATTGTCATGCTGGGCAAGACAGTGAGTGCCTACGTTGAGGGCCATCCTGTGCTTAACTCTGCAGTGTTTCCAGGTTTACTGCTGGATGTTACTGGTGACTTTTGCCTCAACAAGGAAGACAACCTGAATCCAAGTCCACTGTCTGTGGTGGTGTTCAGTGCATCCCTTGCTGGAGACCTTTGTGAACTAGGAGAAGGGTTAATCGAGGTTCCCGCAGGTGTAGACTCAGATTTACAGATCCTAGAACAACTCCTGGAGCTCGGCAAACAGGTGGTTACAGATGAGGTAAAGCTCTTTGCATGCCAGAAGGTTATCCACCCAGTCCTCCAGCAATACCTGAGGAGTGAAGGCGTTATTGTCATAGAGAGACTAGGAGCTTATCTCATGGAACCACTTATTCAGCTGACAG GTGCTCAACCTGTGGCCACATTACATACCACACTCCCAGCCAAGGCCTATGGGGAGGTGAGGGAAATCAGTGTAAGGCAGTTTGGCTCTAAGACATTGCTGCATTTACGACCCTCAGGGGAGTCAGCAATCTGCACCATGGTCCTCTGCCACAGGAACGAGACAATGTTAAGTGAGCTGAAG GTGGTGTGTCAGAAGACAGAGCATGTGTTGAGACTCACCATTAGAGATCCAGCTGCTTTACTTGGAGGTGGATGTACTGAGACACACTTAGCTGCTTACATCAGACACAAG AGCAGTGAAGTATCAGAGCCTGCAGCGGTACTGGGGTGTTCGCACTCTGAGTACCATCTTTGCATGGAGGGATTCTGTCGCTCCCTGGAGTCTGTGGCCAAAGCACTGGAGCACAGTGGAGGGAATTCTTTAATTGATCTGACTCACGCTCACCACTGGACCATCCCTGCAGATATGACGAAAGGAGGTATTGAGGATAGCTTGGGCTTCTGTGGCTGTGGACTTGTGGGAAGTAGCCCAAGTAGGAAGTGGACATACATAAACACTAAATACACAGCATTCTCACCAGCATCCCTGTCTGTGGATCCTGCTGTGCGACCACGTGTGCTGGACTCCTTCACAGCTAAACTCAACGCACTGCAAGTAGCAGTAGAAACTGCTAATCTTGCATTAGATGTGAGATATATAATTCAAGATGTGAAttag
- the memo1 gene encoding protein MEMO1 encodes MSNQVVCREATHSGSWYSASGPQLNGQLEGWLSQAQSTFRPARAIIAPHAGYTYCGACAAHAYKQVDPSITRRVFILGPSHHVALSRCALSPAHIYRTPLYDLRVDQKIYSDLWKTGLFERMSLKTDQDEHSIEMHLPYIAKAMESRKDEFSIIPVLVGALSESKEQEYGKVLSKYLADPSNLFVISSDFCHWGHRFHYTYYDESQGEIYRSIEHLDKMGMGIIEQLDPMSFTNYLKKYRNTICGRHPIGVLLNAVAELRKSGLEMDFSFLNYAQSSECRNRQDSSVSYAAGALIVH; translated from the exons GTCCTCAGCTGAATGGACAACTAGAGGGCTGGCTGTCCCAAGCGCAGTCCACATTCAGACCTGCTCGAGCCATCATAGCGCC gcaTGCTGGGTACACCTACTGTGGAGCTTGTGCAGCACATGCCTACAAGCAGGTTGATCCCTCTATTAC TCGTAGAGTGTTCATCCTGGGACCTTCACACCACGTGGCCCTTTCCCGCTGTGCCCTGTCACCTGCACACATCTATAGAACACCTCTCTATGACCTGAGAGTCGACCAGAAGA TTTATTCTGACCTCTGGAAAACTGGGTTGTTTGAGCGGATGAGTCTGAAGACGGATCAAGACGAGCACAGTATTGAAATGCACTTGCCTTACATTGCTAAAGCCATGGAGAG CCGCAAAGATGAGTTTAGCATCATCCCTGTGCTTGTGGGTGCCCTGAGTGAGTCTAAGGAACAGGAATATGGAAAGGTGCTCAGCAAGTATCTGGCAGACCCTTCCAACCTTTTTGTAATCTCATCTGATTTCTGCCACTGGG GTCATCGGTTCCACTATACATACTACGATGAATCTCAAGGGGAGATCTACAGGTCTATTGAACATCTTGATAAAATG GGGATGGGCATTATAGAGCAGCTGGATCCCATGTCTTTCACCAACTACTTGAAGAAGTACCGCAACACCATATGTGGACGTCACCCAATTGGAGTGCTGTTAAAT GCTGTGGCCGAGCTGAGGAAGTCTGGTTTAGAAATGGACTTCTCTTTCCTGAACTACGCCCAGTCAAGTGAGTGCAGGAACAGGCAGGACAGCTCCGTGAGTTATGCTGCCGGGGCGCTCATCGTTCATTGA